A genomic segment from Pseudomonadota bacterium encodes:
- the tuf gene encoding elongation factor Tu: MAKEKFSRTKPHVNVGTIGHVDHGKTTLTAALTIVSAAKFGGDVKAYDQIDNAPEERERGITIATAHVEYESATRHYAHVDCPGHADYVKNMITGAAQMDGAILVCSAADGPMPQTREHILLARQVGVPKIVVYLNKADMVDDAELLELVELEIRELLDSYQFPGDDTPVIIGSALKAVEGDTSEIGTPSIERLVQALDDYVPIPERPVDRPFLLPIEDVFSISGRGTVVTGRIERGIVKVGEEVEIVGIKATTKTTCTGVEMFRKLLDEGQAGDNVGVLLRGTKREDVERGQVLCKPGSVNPHTHFEAEVYVLSKEEGGRHTPFFSNYRPQFYFRTTDVTGAVSLPEGVEMVMPGDNVKVTVKLINPIAMEDGLRFAIREGGRTVGAGVVSKILE; this comes from the coding sequence ATGGCCAAGGAAAAATTTTCGAGAACGAAACCGCATGTGAATGTGGGGACCATCGGTCATGTGGATCACGGTAAGACGACCCTGACGGCAGCGCTGACTATCGTGTCGGCGGCGAAGTTCGGCGGCGACGTGAAGGCGTACGACCAGATTGACAACGCCCCGGAAGAGCGCGAGCGCGGTATCACGATCGCGACGGCGCACGTGGAATACGAGAGCGCGACGCGTCACTACGCGCACGTTGACTGCCCCGGGCACGCGGACTACGTGAAGAACATGATCACGGGCGCGGCGCAGATGGACGGCGCTATCCTGGTGTGCAGCGCGGCGGACGGCCCGATGCCGCAGACGCGCGAGCACATCCTGCTGGCGCGTCAGGTGGGCGTGCCGAAGATCGTGGTGTATTTGAACAAGGCGGACATGGTCGACGACGCGGAGTTGTTGGAGCTGGTGGAGCTCGAAATTCGCGAGCTGCTGGATTCCTACCAGTTCCCGGGCGACGACACGCCGGTGATCATCGGCAGCGCGTTGAAGGCGGTGGAAGGCGACACCAGCGAAATAGGCACGCCGTCGATCGAGCGCCTGGTGCAGGCGCTGGACGATTACGTGCCGATCCCGGAGCGTCCGGTAGACCGCCCGTTCCTGCTGCCGATCGAAGACGTGTTCTCGATCTCGGGCCGTGGCACGGTGGTGACGGGCCGTATCGAGCGCGGCATCGTGAAGGTGGGTGAAGAAGTCGAGATCGTGGGCATCAAGGCCACGACCAAGACCACCTGCACGGGCGTGGAGATGTTCCGCAAGCTGCTGGACGAAGGCCAGGCGGGCGACAACGTGGGCGTGCTGCTGCGCGGCACGAAGCGTGAAGACGTTGAGCGCGGCCAGGTGCTGTGCAAGCCGGGCTCTGTGAACCCGCATACGCATTTTGAAGCGGAAGTGTACGTGCTGTCGAAGGAAGAGGGTGGCCGTCACACGCCGTTCTTCAGCAACTACCGTCCGCAGTTTTATTTCCGCACGACGGACGTGACGGGCGCGGTGTCGCTGCCTGAAGGCGTCGAGATGGTGATGCCCGGCGACAACGTCAAGGTGACGGTGAAGCTGATCAACCCGATCGCGATGGAAGACGGTCTGCGCTTTGCAATCCGCGAAGGTGGCCGCACCGTCGGCGCCGGCGTGGTCAGCAAGATTCTCGAGTAA
- the fusA gene encoding elongation factor G, which produces MARNTPIERYRNIGIMAHIDAGKTTTTERILYYTGVSHKIGEVHDGAAVMDWMEQEQERGITITSAATTCFWEGMDKQFPQHRINIIDTPGHVDFTIEVERSLRVLDGAVGVFCAVGGVEPQSETVWRQANKYGVPRLAFVNKMDRAGADFLRVVGQIRSRLGGNPVPVQFPIGSEDSFEGVIDLLKMKAIYWDEATLGMRFEEREIGAAELETCKTLREALVEAAAEASEELTEKYLDGQALSIEEIKAGLRKRTLNNEIVPVLCGSAFKNKGVQALLDAVVEYLPAPVDVPAIKGLAEDGTSEDTRPASDDAPFAALAFKIATDPFVGTLSFFRVYSGVVKSGDTVYNPIKGKKERFGRILQMHANSREEIKAVCAGDIAAAVGLKDVTTGDTLCDTDKVITLERMEFPDPVIAVAVEPKTKADQEKMGVALSKLAAEDPSFRVATDEESGQIIISGMGELHLEIIVDRMRREFKVDANVGKPQVAYRETIKAVVENAEGKFVRQSGGRGQYGHVVLKLEPAPQGSGFEFVNGIVGGVVPKEFIPAVQKGIQEALANGVLAGYPVVDVKVTLHDGSYHDVDSNEMAFKIAGSIGFKEGMREAKPVLLEPLMSVEIVTPDEYMGTVNGDLSRRRGVLHGTDESPAGAVIRAEVPLAEMFGYATDLRSATQGRATYSMEFARYAEAPSNIAEAVIKRS; this is translated from the coding sequence GTGGCCCGCAATACGCCCATCGAACGCTACCGAAATATCGGGATCATGGCGCATATCGACGCGGGCAAGACCACGACCACCGAGCGCATCCTTTACTACACCGGGGTGTCGCACAAGATCGGTGAAGTCCACGACGGCGCGGCCGTCATGGACTGGATGGAGCAGGAACAGGAGCGGGGTATCACCATCACCTCCGCGGCCACCACCTGCTTCTGGGAAGGCATGGACAAGCAGTTCCCGCAGCATCGCATCAACATCATCGACACCCCCGGGCATGTCGATTTCACCATTGAAGTTGAGCGTTCGTTGCGCGTGCTGGACGGCGCGGTGGGCGTGTTCTGCGCGGTGGGCGGTGTCGAGCCGCAGTCCGAGACGGTGTGGCGCCAGGCCAATAAGTATGGCGTGCCGCGCCTCGCGTTCGTGAACAAGATGGACCGCGCCGGCGCCGACTTCCTGCGCGTGGTCGGCCAGATCCGCAGCCGCCTGGGCGGCAACCCGGTGCCGGTGCAGTTTCCGATCGGCTCGGAAGACAGTTTCGAAGGCGTCATCGACCTGCTGAAGATGAAGGCCATCTACTGGGACGAAGCGACGCTCGGCATGCGCTTCGAAGAACGCGAAATCGGCGCGGCGGAGCTCGAGACCTGCAAGACCCTGCGCGAAGCGCTGGTCGAGGCGGCGGCCGAAGCTTCCGAGGAACTGACCGAAAAGTACCTCGATGGCCAAGCCCTCAGCATCGAAGAGATCAAGGCCGGGCTGCGCAAGCGCACCCTGAACAACGAAATCGTGCCGGTGCTGTGTGGTTCGGCCTTCAAGAACAAGGGCGTGCAGGCCCTGCTCGACGCGGTGGTGGAATACCTGCCCGCGCCGGTGGACGTGCCGGCCATCAAGGGCCTGGCGGAAGACGGCACCAGCGAAGATACGCGCCCGGCTTCCGACGATGCGCCGTTCGCGGCCCTGGCATTCAAGATTGCGACCGACCCTTTCGTCGGTACCCTGTCCTTCTTCCGCGTCTACTCGGGCGTCGTGAAGTCGGGTGACACGGTGTACAACCCGATCAAGGGCAAGAAAGAGCGCTTTGGCCGCATCCTGCAGATGCACGCCAACAGCCGCGAAGAGATCAAGGCCGTATGCGCGGGCGATATCGCCGCCGCGGTCGGCCTCAAGGATGTCACCACCGGTGACACCCTGTGTGACACCGACAAGGTAATCACGCTCGAGCGCATGGAGTTCCCGGATCCGGTGATCGCTGTCGCCGTCGAGCCGAAGACCAAGGCCGACCAGGAAAAGATGGGCGTGGCGCTCTCGAAGCTCGCCGCCGAAGACCCGTCGTTCCGGGTCGCGACCGACGAAGAGTCCGGTCAGATCATCATTTCCGGCATGGGCGAGCTGCACCTCGAAATCATCGTTGATCGCATGCGTCGCGAGTTCAAGGTCGATGCCAACGTCGGCAAGCCGCAGGTCGCCTACCGCGAGACCATCAAGGCGGTGGTCGAGAATGCGGAAGGCAAGTTCGTGCGCCAGAGCGGCGGCCGTGGCCAGTACGGTCACGTGGTGCTGAAGCTGGAACCGGCGCCGCAGGGATCGGGCTTCGAATTCGTCAATGGCATCGTCGGCGGTGTGGTGCCGAAGGAATTCATTCCGGCGGTACAGAAGGGTATCCAGGAAGCGCTCGCCAACGGCGTGCTGGCTGGTTACCCGGTGGTGGACGTCAAGGTCACGTTGCATGACGGCTCCTACCACGACGTTGATTCCAACGAAATGGCGTTCAAGATCGCCGGCTCGATTGGTTTCAAGGAAGGCATGCGCGAGGCCAAACCCGTGCTGCTCGAGCCCTTGATGAGCGTCGAGATCGTGACCCCGGACGAGTACATGGGCACGGTCAACGGTGACCTCAGCCGCCGTCGTGGCGTGCTGCATGGCACCGATGAATCGCCGGCCGGTGCGGTGATTCGCGCGGAAGTGCCGCTGGCCGAGATGTTCGGCTACGCCACCGATCTGCGCTCGGCGACGCAGGGGCGCGCCACGTATTCCATGGAGTTCGCGCGTTATGCCGAAGCTCCCAGCAACATTGCTGAAGCAGTCATCAAGAGAAGTTAG
- the rpsG gene encoding 30S ribosomal protein S7 produces MSRRHVASKREILPDPKYGDRTVAKFINMVMSRGKKAVAEKIVYGALSEVEHRGKGQALDVFKQALENVEPKVEVKSRRVGGATYQVPVEVRPNRRVALAMRWLVDAARKRSEKSMGQRLANEMVEAYDNRGTAVKKREDTHKMAEANRAFSHYRW; encoded by the coding sequence ATGTCTCGACGTCACGTTGCTTCCAAACGCGAAATCCTGCCGGATCCGAAATACGGGGATCGCACGGTGGCCAAGTTCATCAACATGGTCATGTCGCGCGGCAAGAAGGCCGTCGCCGAAAAGATCGTCTACGGCGCGCTGTCGGAAGTGGAGCACCGCGGCAAGGGCCAGGCTCTCGACGTCTTCAAGCAGGCGCTCGAGAACGTCGAGCCCAAGGTGGAAGTGAAGTCCCGCCGCGTCGGCGGCGCCACCTACCAGGTGCCGGTCGAAGTGCGTCCCAACCGTCGCGTGGCCCTGGCCATGCGCTGGCTGGTCGATGCCGCGCGCAAGCGCAGCGAAAAATCCATGGGTCAGCGCCTCGCCAACGAGATGGTCGAGGCCTACGACAACCGCGGCACCGCCGTGAAGAAGCGCGAAGACACGCACAAGATGGCGGAAGCCAACCGCGCGTTCTCGCACTACCGCTGGTAA
- the rpsL gene encoding 30S ribosomal protein S12, protein MATINQLVRKPRRRKAEKSNVPALEACPQKRGVCTRVYTTTPKKPNSALRKVARVRLTNGQEVTTYIGGEGHNLQEHSVILIRGGRVKDLPGVRYHTVRGTLDTSGVTARRQGRSKYGAKRPKA, encoded by the coding sequence ATGGCGACAATAAATCAATTAGTGCGCAAACCGCGTCGGCGTAAGGCCGAGAAGAGCAACGTCCCGGCCCTCGAGGCCTGCCCGCAGAAGCGGGGCGTATGCACGCGCGTTTACACCACCACGCCCAAGAAGCCGAACTCGGCGCTGCGCAAAGTGGCTCGCGTCCGCCTGACCAATGGTCAGGAAGTCACCACCTATATCGGTGGCGAAGGGCACAACCTTCAGGAGCACTCGGTCATTCTGATTCGCGGCGGTCGTGTCAAAGACCTGCCCGGTGTCCGCTACCACACGGTGCGCGGCACGCTCGATACCTCCGGCGTCACCGCACGCCGCCAGGGACGCTCCAAGTACGGCGCCAAGCGTCCCAAAGCCTAA